From the Candidatus Binataceae bacterium genome, the window GTCCGCCGGCCGCGATGATCCGCGAGACGCCGGCGTACGAGCGCATGGAGCACTGGGTTGGCGACATGCGTGCGCTCGCCCAGCGCAAACCGCGCGAGTACTCCAACATCGAGCAGGCGCTGGAACGGATGCGCGTCGCCAACCCGCATCTGACGCCCGAGCAGGCGCGCCATCTGACCATCCACGGCGTCCGCCGCAACGAGAACGGCACCTATTCGTGGAAATTCGACAATTACACCCGCGCGCACTCGCCATACCTGTTCAATCTCAAAGACGCGACCGAGATCTGGAGCCAGATCCGCTGTCCGACGCTGCTGGTCCGGGGTGACGAATCGTGGGCGGGCGATTGGGAGCGCGACGGGCGGCTCAACGCGTTCCGCACCGCCGAGCTGGTGACGATCCGCAACGCCGGCCACTGGGTCCATCACGACCGCCTCGACGAATTCCTGGCGGTCGTGCATCGCTTCCTCGGCCTGTAGGGCGGACGCGGTCGGCGGCAGGATGGCGGAGGCGGCGGAAGCACAGGGAGTGGCTGCGCGGATGGCGCGGCCGCTGGCGCTGCGTTCGGATGAGGCGCGTTACGCGCAGCTCATCGTACTGGCCGGGATCGTCGGTGTGCTCGGCGCGCTCGGCAATCTGGGCTTTCGCGCTCTAATCCGGTTCTTTTCGTGGCTGTTTCTCACGCTCGAATGGGGAGCGCTGGGAATCGCGCACGGCCGCTGGACGCTCGCCCTAGTGCCGATTGTGCTGCTGACCGGCGGCGTGAGCATGATCCTGCTCGACCGGATGTTCCCTGGCGACGTGTTGGGCTACGGCTTTCCGAATTTCCTCGAGATGGTCAACCTTGGCAGCGCGCGGATCAAGCGCCGCTGGATCGTGCTCAAGGCGCTGGGTGCGGCGCTGTCGCTGGGATGCGGCGCGTCGGTCGGGCGCGAAGGTCCGATCGCGCAGATTGGCGGCGCGATCGGGTCGGCGATCGCG encodes:
- a CDS encoding alpha/beta hydrolase — translated: MADIIGPTSHYFYSQRLKLHYVDWGNTEAPMAILVHGGRDHCRNWDWVALDLRRYFHVIAPDLRGHGDSDWAIGGSYAMVDHVLDLHQLINAVATDPIVLIGHSLGAGVALQHAGVFPDQVRAVVAIEGLGPPAAMIRETPAYERMEHWVGDMRALAQRKPREYSNIEQALERMRVANPHLTPEQARHLTIHGVRRNENGTYSWKFDNYTRAHSPYLFNLKDATEIWSQIRCPTLLVRGDESWAGDWERDGRLNAFRTAELVTIRNAGHWVHHDRLDEFLAVVHRFLGL